TTGTGTTTTACAGGCGCACATAATATAATCTTTTTATATTGATGTTAATGGGTTTATTCAATTATTAAAAAATTATGTCCTTTCCATAAAAGCATTTGAATAGTAGGAGGAGTCAGTATTGAAAAAAATTATGGTGACCGGAGCACTTGGCCAGATCGGTTCGGAATTAATTGGCAAGTTGCAGAAAGAATATGGCGAAGAAAATGTGTTGTCGACAGATATTCGCCAACCGCTCGAGCCGATTGCGGGACCGTTCCAAGTCCTCGATGTGACGGATGGCAAGAAGATGCACGACGTGGCGAAGGATTTCGGTGCGGACACGATTATGCATATGGCGGCGCTTCTATCAGCTAAAGCCGAAGCTGAACCGCTATTTGCTTGGAACCTCAACATGGGCGGACTCATGAATGCGCTTGAGACTGCGCGCGAGCTCAACATGCAATTTTTCACGCCAAGCTCGATCGGGGCATTCGGCCCTTCGACACCGAAGTTGAATACACCGCAAGACACATTGCAACGACCGACGACGATGTATGGTGTCAATAAAGTCTCGGGTGAGCTATTATGCGATTATTACTTCCACCGATTCGGCCTCGACACGCGCGGTGTGCGCTTCCCGGGATTGATTTCCTACGTGGCGCAGCCAGGCGGGGGAACGACCGATTACGCCGTGGATATTTACTATAAAGCAATTACGGACGGGAAGTATGAGTCCTTCATTGCAGAAGGCACGTGCATGGATATGATGTATATGCCGGACGCCTTGCAAGCAATTGTCGACCTGATGGAAGCGGATCCTGCCAAATTGATGCACCGCAACGCGTTCAATGTGACCGCGATGTGCTTCGAGCCGGGCGAGATCGCAGCATCGATCAAAAAGCATATTCCGGATTTTGAATTGACGTATAACGTCGACCCGGTCCGTCAAGCGATTGCGGACAGCTGGCCTGATCACATCGACTCATCAGCGGCTATCGCAGAGTGGGGATTCAAGACATCATATGATTTGGATGCGATGACTGTGGATATGCTGGAGAAACTGAAGAAGAAATTGAAAGCGTAACATGAAAAGAGCCGCTGATCCGAAATTGGGATCAGCGGCTTTTCATTATTGTCTAGCTTCAACGACCAGGCCTTCGGGTCATAAGTCAACCCAGCTTAAGTGGCAAAAAGCGCCACTACGCAAGGTTGTCTTATGCCTGTCAGGCCTAAGCGGCCGTTTCCGCTTTTCGTTATTCAAAACAATAAATGTGCTACGCCTGCAACGATCGGCAGGGCGATCAACGTACGCAATAGGAAAATGATGATTAAATCCAAAATGTTGATAGGAATTTTCGTTCCGAGAATCAAACCGCCGACCTCGGACATGTAAATTAGCTGGACGACTGAAATCGTCGCAATCGTGAACAACGTCATTGGCGAAGTGATGGAGCCTTCAGCCAAAATGACCGGCAGGAACATGTCCGCAAAACCGACGACCATCGTCTGTGCCGCAGCCGCAGCTTCCGGAATGCCCAATACGGAAAGGATTGGTTCAAACGGCTTCCCTAAAAATGTGAAGACGCCTGTGTATTCAGCTAGCATGAGCGCTACTGTACCGAAAGCCATGACGACCGGTGCAACGCCGATCCACATATCGAGCACATTGCGCATGCCGTCCGTGAAGATCCTGCCGATGGAACGGTTCTTCGAAGCGGTATCGAGTGCGTTTTCGAGTCCGTGATTGAACACATTATAGCCTTCAGGGAGTTTTTCATCATCCCCCGTGAAAGGACGGCCGTCTATGTACTCGGATTTCTTGCCTC
The sequence above is drawn from the Sporosarcina luteola genome and encodes:
- a CDS encoding L-threonine 3-dehydrogenase, with the translated sequence MKKIMVTGALGQIGSELIGKLQKEYGEENVLSTDIRQPLEPIAGPFQVLDVTDGKKMHDVAKDFGADTIMHMAALLSAKAEAEPLFAWNLNMGGLMNALETARELNMQFFTPSSIGAFGPSTPKLNTPQDTLQRPTTMYGVNKVSGELLCDYYFHRFGLDTRGVRFPGLISYVAQPGGGTTDYAVDIYYKAITDGKYESFIAEGTCMDMMYMPDALQAIVDLMEADPAKLMHRNAFNVTAMCFEPGEIAASIKKHIPDFELTYNVDPVRQAIADSWPDHIDSSAAIAEWGFKTSYDLDAMTVDMLEKLKKKLKA